Proteins found in one Plasmodium knowlesi strain H genome assembly, chromosome: 12 genomic segment:
- a CDS encoding 60S ribosomal protein L1, putative, whose amino-acid sequence MSKLNQDLLKKAIADVFEGTKTKKRKFVETIELQIGLKDYDTQRDKRFSGTVKLSNEVRKKLKVCILGDAVHVEEAQKLELDYMDIEAMKKLNKDKTLVKKLAKKYDAFLASQVILPQIPKLLGPGLNKAGKFPSLITHNDKINDKILELKSSIKFQLKKVLCMGVPVGHANLKEEELRSNIVHAINFLVSLLKKNWQNIRTLHIKSTMGKPQRIYG is encoded by the exons ATGAG cAAGCTAAATCAAGATCTCCTAAAAAAAGCCATCGCCGACGTGTTCGAAGGcacaaaaacgaaaaagagaaaattcgTTGAGACGATTGAGCTGCAAATAGGTCTGAAGGATTATGACACGCAGAGAGACAAACGTTTTTCAGGAACGGTAAAATTATCAAATGAAGTTAGAAAGAAGCTGAAAGTATGTATATTAGGAGATGCTGTACACGTGGAGGAAGCACAGAAATTAGAATTAGATTATATGGACATAGAAgcgatgaaaaaattaaataaagaTAAAACATTGGTTAAGAAGTTGGCGAAAAAGTATGATGCATTTTTAGCAAGTCAGGTTATCTTACCACAAATTCCAAAACTTCTTGGTCCAGGTTTAAACAAGGCAGGAAAGTTTCCTTCTCTAATTACGCACaatgataaaataaatgataaaatCTTAGAATTAAAATCTTCCATAAAATTTCAACTGAAGAAAGTTTTGTGTATGGGTGTTCCTGTTGGTCATGCCAACTTGAAAGAGGAGGAACTCAGATCGAACATTGTGCATGCCATTAACTTTTTGGTTtctcttttgaaaaaaaattggcaaaatATTAGGACGCTGCACATTAAGAGCACCATGGGAAAGCCCCAGAGGATTTACGGCTAA
- a CDS encoding cytoplasmic tRNA 2-thiolation protein 2, putative, whose translation MKANAVLCYKCKKKHAVVCTREKSCKDCFLQLVEYTFKNTLREKCLFKNKGGHNFQLPGQLVQKNDKREDIQKKKCNKSVAQGEYAPCKNGHFAERSSCKDLNEEMCSEGTGRKGKYITTMRTQPEKKKTAIAFSGEICSSFLLYLFVKYLKNVKNRKNDLLLTNEFCVFSEIIFVDIFEDENYILSLIKYIEDMFRCFEESGDLKRECNDEAVDRSVYQEHTCHTDKQSEEHGEGTQHSHKHDESSPANGYDKILFVNGVFKKKINKVHFTVLKSNYFVNDHCKSEFLEHYELVKKEKKNYYLNYINELIIYNAILKYSMDENINYVLFGNNANNISNKSFLYTIFGNGINLPICTAYIDNRYKNINLIKPLRDLLNKEIYIYCFYKNIAYLRNTSFDGNIVYGTINEMLSSLDSKNNTSSIINNTTSNLVSIANLTNVPKLANMESMCNVAKMDNLITPMQHHNGGKNQDGYNLTNVNRQDGEKNGDIEFMPEKLCTYSDIEQDHAANYMKKCANTHKNFFACHICSGNKETQEEKAFIKKMNKIQLTNMEKMKHTSFICSTCLNIFSSSDNCVNLFNVFF comes from the coding sequence atgaaggccAATGCTGTACTGTGCTATAAGTGCAAGAAGAAACATGCTGTAGTTTGCACAAGGGAAAAATCGTGCAAGGATTGCTTTTTACAACTGGTCGAATATACATTTAAGAATAcgttaagggaaaaatgtcTGTTTAAAAACAAGGGGGGTCataattttcaacttccaGGACAGCTTGTacagaaaaatgataaaagggaggatatacagaaaaaaaagtgcaataAATCGGTTGCACAAGGAGAATATGCCCCctgtaaaaatggacacTTTGCGGAAAGAAGCTCTTGCAAGGATCTGAACGAAGAAATGTGCTCGGAAGGGacaggaaggaagggaaaatatatcaCCACAATGAGGACACAGccggaaaagaaaaaaacagctaTCGCGTTTTCCGGGGAaatttgttcctcttttttactCTATCtgtttgtaaaatatttgaaaaacgtcaaaaataggaaaaatgaTTTGTTGCTGACGAATGAATTTTGTGTTTTTAGCGAAATAATATTCGTAGACATTTTTGAAGATGAAAATTATATTCTTAGCTTGATAAAATATATCGAGGACATGTTTCGCTGTTTCGAGGAAAGCGGCGATTTGAAGAGGGAATGCAACGATGAGGCGGTGGACAGATCCGTATACCAGGAGCACACGTGCCACACGGACAAGCAATCTGAAGAACACGGGGAGGGAACCCAACACAGCCACAAACATGACGAATCGTCTCCTGCAAATGGATATGATAAGATACTGTTCGTTAACGGTGtgtttaagaaaaaaataaacaaagtaCACTTTACAGTGTTAAAAAGCAATTATTTTGTGAATGATCATTGTAAGAGCGAATTTCTAGAGCACTATGAAttggtgaaaaaggaaaaaaaaaattattacttaAATTACATAAACGAGCTAATTATATACAATGCTATTTTAAAGTACAGTATGGACGAGAACATCAATTACGTTCTGTTTGGAAATAACGCAAATAACATCTCCAACAAATCATTTTTGTATACCATATTTGGTAATGGAATAAATCTACCCATATGCACAGCATATATAGACAACAGATATAAGAATATAAATTTGATAAAACCATTGAGGGATCTgctaaataaagaaatatacatttactgcttttataaaaatattgccTATTTACGCAACACATCCTTTGATGGGAATATTGTCTATGGAACCATAAATGAAATGCTGTCTTCTCTGGATTCGAAGAATAACACATCATCCATAATTAACAACACCACGAGCAATTTGGTAAGCATAGCCAATTTGACGAACGTGCCGAAGCTGGCAAACATGGAGAGCATGTGTAATGTagcaaaaatggacaatttGATAACTCCCATGCAACATCACAATGGAGGAAAGAATCAAGATGGCTACAACCTCACTAATGTGAATAGGcaagatggagaaaaaaatggcgaCATAGAATTTATGCCAGAAAAGTTATGCACCTACAGCGATATTGAACAAGATCACGCCGCTAATTATATGAAGAAGTGCGCAAACAcgcataaaaatttttttgcctgtCATATATGCTCAGGCAATAAGGAGACACAGGAAGAGAAAGCGTTTATAAAAAAGATGAATAAAATTCAGTTGACAAacatggagaaaatgaagcACACCAGTTTTATTTGTTCCACCTGTTTGAACATATTTTCGTCTAGCGATAACTGTGTGAATCTATTcaatgttttcttttaa
- a CDS encoding major facilitator superfamily domain-containing protein, putative: MKEKTDDGNLFYDNEEYEKIKKKTLFKILLSVFIKTLFESFLQPLLPFYILNYYDIQVKELGILLSFYSLAQCVMCLVIGLFSSINKKHLLVFLILLNLIGMYLFYVKLNFSLLIINRIICGSSSVFIVVVNAMINDLVDTDVCIYYTYINIFNAIGIILGPLLSSLFLTIFNFQIILNFNTLGLIASLLIVLTISSELLAQNQDNIKKAIIEDANLITLNVDTHGEKKKKKNVQKNISNKDGKNDAYLNDLAEEEFINNRAQSGSYKHEVFSYRRGANSASGKLGGGNSVDEYSINSYLLNKKKKKHTDPNYKKKLFHYDNDEFSELSYQQFLKRRDYFYITRLSLYLKEKMRALSNATLSYKLKCLLSICMFRFTSAFSSNLMSNIFFVFYNDNVSSDNKQIQISVFVSLSGIIMIFYQYFSFSYILKTFGYNGTAIIGLLIQSTGILLTYHSIKYYNIIFQYISICFIHSCSYAYIEPIIPTIISLFFSKRDQLFSQSIVSFFRYLSLTISPIIYSYYYIENQLSPFFISSCVSIISIFFVHLSFKYHKRMNTSLLSN, translated from the exons atgaaagagaaaacgGACGATGGAAACCTATTTTATGATAATGAAGAgtacgaaaaaattaagaaaaaaactttgTTCAAAATTCTCCTCTCTGTGTTTATCAAGACGTTATTTGAATCCTTCCTACAGCCACTGCTcccattttatatattaaattattaCGACATACAAGTGAAGGAGTTGGGTATTTTATTAAGTTTCTATTCGCTAGCCCAATGTGTAATGTGTTTAGTTATaggattattttcttctattaaTAAGAAGCATTTACTTGTATTTTTAATTCTCTTAAATCTGATTGGTATGTACCTATTTTACGTAAAGTTGAATTTCTCTTTATTAATTATTAACAGAATTATATGTGGCAGTAGCTCAGTGTTCATTGTTGTAGTTAATGCCATGATCAACGACCTTGTTGATACAGATGTGTGCATCTATTACAcctatataaatatatttaatgcAATTGGAATAATCCTCGGTCCATTATTATCTTCCCTCTTCTTAACCATATTCAATTtccaaattattttaaattttaacaCACTTGGATTGATTGCCTCCCTTCTGATCGTGCTGACCATTTCAAGTGAGTTGCTAGCACAAAATCAGgacaacataaaaaaagctaTCATCGAAGATGCTAATTTGATCACCCTCAATGTTGACACtcatggggagaaaaaaaaaaaaaaaaatgtgcaaaaaaatatatcaaacAAGGACGGAAAAAATGACGCATACTTGAATGATCTGGCTGAGGAagaatttataaataatcGTGCACAGAGTGGGAGTTACAAACATGAAGTCTTCAGCTACAGAAGGGGAGCCAATTCTGCGAGTGGAAAATTGGGAGGTGGAAATTCTGTAGATGAATATTCTATAAATAGCTACCttctgaataaaaaaaaaaaaaaacacacagacCCAAATTACAAGAAGAAACTTTTCCATTACGATAATGATGAATTTTCTGAATTATCATATCAGCAATTTTTGAAGAGACGGGACTACTTTTACATCACCAGGCTCAGTCTCTacctgaaggaaaaaatgcgaGCGCTTTCTAACGCTACACTTTCTTACAAGTTAAAATGCCTCCTATCTATTTGCATGTTCAGGTTTACATCAGCCTTTTCCTCTAATTTGATgagcaacattttttttgtattctaCAACGACAACGTTTCATCCG atAACAAGCAGATACAAATCAGCGTCTTTGTCTCCCTAAGCGGAATTATCATGATCTTCTATcagtacttttccttttcatatattttgaaaaCCTTTGGATACAATG GCACGGCAATTATAGGATTGCTGATACAGAGCACAGGAATTCTGCTAACATACCATagcataaaatattataacatAATTTTTCAATACATCAGCATTTGCTTCATCCATTCGTGCTCCTATGCATACATAGAGCCCATCATACCAACCATTatatctttatttttttccaaaagggATCAGCTGTTTTCCCAAAGCATCGTTTCCTTCTTCAGATATTTATCTCTCACTATTTCGCCCATCATTTATAGCTACTACTACATCGAAAATCagctttccccttttttcatttcttcctgcGTGTCTAtcatatccattttttttgtgcatctCTCCTTTAAGTACCACAAGAGGATGAATACTTCCCTTTTGTCTAATTAG
- a CDS encoding AP-3 complex subunit mu, putative, whose translation MDAFYIYAESGKKLVEQIFANDINTEATHEGIKRIVLGSSSIDSSSHVVVSSSNDESIIRKACEGRFIFLTKNDALYFVILKRDENNPVMTIEVIRDIMELFKKYFKIEKLSENLITNNYSVVTFLINEILAQGGKPNVFVDEILKNLVESGSGFLNETLKYTPVANNLCNLLSLKKNVTGGNMSNGGNINYTYSNGTAMHYQDSQNVFWRANNVCHLHNQMYVEIRESVNCVLTKKNRIIHFAIQGNVIVHCSINGSPLIKMSFNRKIKLHLTHLHYTANYNMLVRKKLFHQNAEKNALYFVPLNERYIVMQYLYYFPLRHNRKRVQSRSVSSSVSTAPELTNVLNLTNSNCIHSAPTTVDDKVQGGNHHVEKKSDEVSEGNDKREEEMRNEKKGCEDNDKREDELQNEKRELSPAESRFKKYMEEIKRSVPEEPLHSSSNNVVKFSPTGEGILNAEKKNVNAQMSTENKETVEIIDTLPSIENNEQYLLPIKVKGVVNYIPNEYKYTIKVQLILNDIYTGSASDKNMRINGYENISVRIPVYNFIKYVNILCTVGNIGYNENYNCVIWCIDRVTNSQIDLSAELTLFIQPNPDGLFRSHQYYYEKFIRCNNDEHINGLPDTSRGNGISNCCYHGATARDCKIMRRTENSNNIRGPVRIFPNRLSNWYNIEACAYPDFTFPVYVSFTVTGITASGKRVEGIELKRPRNTCLHTVYRYSTTYSHVEFRI comes from the coding sequence atggacgccTTCTACATATACGCTGAAAGCGGCAAGAAGTTGGTGGAACAGATTTTCGCAAATGACATAAATACAGAGGCGACTCATGAAGGAATTAAACGTATAGTATTGGGCAGCAGTTCAATCGACAGTTCGAGTCACGTCGTAGTGAGCAGTAGTAATGATGAAAGTATAATCAGAAAGGCTTGTGAAGGTAGATTTATATTCCTCACTAAAAATGATGCTCTGTATTTCGTAATTCTAAAGAGAGATGAAAACAATCCTGTGATGACAATAGAAGTTATTCGAGATATCATggaactttttaaaaaatattttaagatAGAAAAGCTGAGCGAAAATTTAATAACGAATAATTATTCTGTTGTTACTTTTCTGATTAATGAAATATTAGCACAAGGAGGAAAGCCAAATGTGTTTGTGGacgaaattttgaaaaatttggTTGAGAGTGGCTCTGGATTTCTTAATGAGACATTGAAATATACACCTGTTGCGAATAATCTATGCAACTTACTTtcattgaagaaaaatgttacagGGGGGAATATGTCGAACGGTGGGAATATTAATTACACTTACAGTAACGGGACTGCAATGCACTACCAGGATAGCCAGAATGTCTTTTGGAGAGCAAATAATGTTTGTCATTTGCACAATCAGATGTATGTGGAAATCAGGGAGAGTGTGAATTGCGTGTTAACTAAGAAGAACAGGATAATTCACTTTGCTATTCAAGGAAACGTTATTGTGCATTGTTCCATTAATGGGTCGCCACTAATTAAAATGTCttttaacagaaaaataaaacttcATTTGACCCACCTACATTACACTGCCAATTACAATATGCTAGTTcgaaagaaattatttcatcAGAACGCAGAGAAAAACGCTTTATATTTCGTCCCCTTAAATGAGCGCTATATCGTTATGCAGTACCtttattatttccccttGAGACATAATAGAAAGAGAGTGCAGTCAAGAAGCGTAAGCAGTTCCGTATCCACCGCGCCGGAGTTAACGAATGTGTTGAATTTAACAAATAGCAACTGCATTCATAGTGCTCCAACCACAGTGGATGATAAAGTGCAGGGGGGAAACCACCatgtggaaaagaaaagcgaTGAAGTCAGTGAAGGGAATgataaaagggaagaagaaatgcgaaatgaaaagaagggatgtgaagacaatgataaaagggaagacgaacttcaaaatgaaaaaagagaactTTCCCCTGCGGAATCTCGCTTCAAGAAATACATGGAAGAAATCAAGAGATCAGTTCCCGAAGAACCGTTACATAGCAGTAGTAATAATGTTGTGAAATTTTCACCTACAGGCGAAGGAATACTTAACgcggagaagaaaaatgtaaatgccCAGATGAGTACCGAGAATAAAGAGACCGTGGAAATTATAGATACGCTACCCAGTATAGAGAATAATGAGCAGTACCTATTACCCATAAAAGTGAAGGGAGTTGTTAACTATATACCAAACGAGTATAAGTACACCATAAAAGTGCAGCTCATCTTGAATGATATATACACAGGCAGTGCTAGTGATAAGAACATGCGAATAAATGGATATGAGAACATCTCTGTAAGAATTCCAGTGTATAATTTCATAAAGTATGTAAATATACTTTGTACAGTAGGAAATATAGGATATAATGAAAACTACAATTGTGTAATTTGGTGTATCGACAGAGTGACAAATTCTCAGATTGACTTATCAGCTGAGTTAACCTTATTCATACAACCAAATCCAGATGGATTATTCCGTAGCCATCAATATtattatgaaaaatttataagATGCAATAATGACGAGCACATCAATGGTCTACCTGATACATCCAGAGGGAATGGCATTTCAAATTGCTGCTACCATGGTGCCACTGCTAGAGATTGTAAGATCATGAGAAGAACAGAGAATTCAAATAATATTCGTGGCCCAGTACGCATTTTCCCGAACCGTTTATCTAACTGGTACAATATAGAGGCTTGCGCCTACCCCGACTTCACCTTCCCTGTATATGTTTCCTTCACCGTTACGGGAATTACGGCATCGGGAAAACGTGTAGAAGGAATCGAGCTGAAGAGACCCAGAAATACATGCCTGCATACGGTGTACAGATATAGTACAACTTACAGCCATGTAGAGTTCAGAATATAG
- a CDS encoding protein SOC3, putative has protein sequence MKNQKDDKLSNLKDLVPFYKKDNEKLNENTEDIVYSVKKKFNFIKEKKETTFNKYENTKKNLDLLNRELKLNKISLVQQKIEHEDLKTKNEEILNKFENLKHSKYTYQIMLQRLKKEKKMLYFYLNSLERTVTSLKNNERQLHNAIQKITSENKSLKKSIDEKKMEIMKAKNKNDEILKYMNVNKEHSNILRIRREMISEYKNNKLHNADIALMVEEKKKFKKLLIYYLLHNNYLKLSASNIFENASNIYATISKLREATGVTDIYDINQKFQDIENKKNLLRKEEESSQKKLEDAIKEYIHLNNDIINTFSEDKNIMKNKILNEKEKISDDMYDMYKLVFASEKELEDINIKLDKIKKFLEKQNNYFHSINMEDKVEFHSNEDMLQYIKNLKTVIEILMRITQKNRENGNISRSYKSLEFLEIINLYKNVDFHKNMCRVDDTLDLENSIKLESKILAKGKNM, from the exons atgaaaaaccaAAAGGACGACAAGCTGAGCAACCTAAAGGACTTGGTGCCATTCTACAAG AAAGACAATGAAAAACTGAACGAAAATACAGAGGATATTGTATATtcagtaaagaagaaatttaactttatcaaagaaaaaaaggagactacatttaataaatatgaaaacaCCAAG AAAAATCTGGATCTCCTCAATCGAGAGCTAAAACTCAATAAAATTTCTCTCGTGCaacaaaaaatt gaacacgaAGACCTCAAGACGAAGAATGAAGAGATattaaacaaatttgaaaatctCAAGCATTCCAAGTACACATATCAAATTATGTTGCAACGCCTCAAG aaggaaaagaaaatgttgtaCTTCTACTTAAATTCCCTGGAAAGAACAGTCACGAGCCTTAAAAATAACGAACGACAACTGCACAATGCGATTCA aaaaataacttcggaaaataaaagtttaaaaaaatccatcgatgagaaaaaaatg GAAATCATGAaggcgaaaaataaaaatgacgaAATCCTCAAATATATGAATGTCAACAAGGAGCACAGCAATATACTGAGGATAAGGAG GGAAATGATCAGTgaatacaaaaacaacaaacTGCACAACGCAGACATAGCCCTGatggtggaagaaaaaaaaaaattcaagaaGCTCCTAATCTACTACTTGCTACACAACAATTACTTAAAACTCAGTGCATCCAACATCTTCGAAAATGCAAGCAACATATATGCCACCATATCGAAGCTGAGGGAGGCAACC GGGGTTACAGATATTTATGATATAAATCAAAAATTTCAAgacattgaaaataaaaaaaatttgcttcgaaaggaagaggaatcATCGCAGAAGAAGCTCGAA GATGCCATTAAGGAATACATACATCTCAACAACGACATCATAAATACCTTTTCGGAGGACAAGAATATaatgaagaacaaaattttaaat gaaaaggagaaaatatcgGATGACATGTATGACATGTACAAGCTCGTCTTTGCAAG CGAAAAGGAACTGGAAGACATTAACATCAAGctggacaaaataaaaaaattcttagagaaacaaaataattattttcactCCATTAATATGGAA GATAAAGTTGAATTTCATTCCAATGAAGACATGTTGCAATATATCAAAAATTTAAAGACAGTTATAGAGATCCTCATGCGGATAACTCagaaaaac AGAGAAAACGGAAACATCAGCAGATCCTACAAG TCTTTAGAGTTTTTGGAAATTATCAACCTGTACAAAAACGTAGACTTccataaaaatatgtgcag AGTTGACGACACCCTGGATCTTGAAAATTCTATAAAGCTCG AGTCGAAAATCTTGgcgaaagggaagaacatGTGA
- a CDS encoding allantoicase, putative translates to MMNSQEETTEEEGKTLCSSNEEKCAKSTKKRKLEEIGPCEITREEEPTGGGEDQVCVEKGAYNESNYNLKKNKKRKIFNLFNNILSWVVSKNMKIPSKEIETKEQVHFFNFNNILSKHFGSKVLFVTDESISKSENIMIEDKVGWVTRRRRDVGHEWLILKLKYPSVIYGIEINFENMEEDICPHLSIEVVENSCIDEIVKEEEYIMNETEHKEEAPEQREYKVAKRKSYNFLESYRIDKSISDILENQNTPWVELLQADCVDFLKTFQKKKIYYFKVNDISLIKPWTHIRINLYPDGGINKIKFYGEFVTLFKKHTILSKQKIFLNKPENGCTLIYYHCDDIQKGHPKNMIDSYKTDGFSTKRLFNRPPIILRTLTYNSIKNVSIFKFGVRGVIENFTFDIGNYKYDHPEYIQIYLLDCVDLLTLDLLEQKRIFEEDEKMEKKKIDWLQLPPCKLANDHKKTFYNFNLLEYNFTVQERTATHFKISLHPDGGISQVNVIGTVLSTPS, encoded by the coding sequence ATGATGAACAGCCAGGAAGAGACGACCGAGGAGGAAGGCAAAACTCTGTGTAGCtcaaatgaagagaaatgtgcaaaaagcacaaagaaaagaaagttgGAAGAAATAGGACCATGTGAAATCACCAGAGAGGAAGAACCAACAGGGGGAGGTGAAGACCAAGTATGTGTTGAAAAAGGAGCGTATAATGAGTCAAAttataatttgaaaaaaaacaagaaaagaaaaatttttaatctttttaACAATATCTTAAGCTGGGTTGTgagtaaaaatatgaaaattcCATCGAAAGAAATTGAAACGAAAGAACAAGTacatttctttaattttaacAATATTTTGTCTAAGCATTTCGGTTCAAAGGTTCTGTTCGTAACGGATGAGTCCATAAGCAAGTCGGAAAACATAATGATTGAGGACAAGGTTGGATGGGTGACTAGAAGAAGGAGGGATGTAGGACACGAGTGGCTTATATTGAAGTTAAAGTATCCAAGTGTTATATACGGAATAGAAATAAATTTCGAAAATATGGAGGAAGATATATGCCCGCATTTGTCAATAGAGGTGGTCGAAAATTCTTGTATTGACGAAATtgtaaaagaggaagaatatataaTGAACGAAACGGAacataaagaagaagcacCAGAACAAAGGGAATATAAAgttgcaaaaagaaaaagctacAATTTTTTAGAATCCTACAGAATTGATAAATCCATATCAgacattttggaaaatcaAAATACTCCCTGGGTTGAATTACTACAAGCAGATTGTGTAGATTTCCTCAAAacgtttcaaaaaaaaaaaatatattattttaaagtGAATGATATATCCTTGATAAAACCATGGACACACATACGCATTAATTTATATCCAGATGGtggtataaataaaataaaattttatggTGAATTTGTCACCCTATTTAAGAAACATACCATTTTATCCaagcaaaaaattttcctaaaTAAACCAGAAAATGGATGTACTTTAATATACTACCATTGTGATGATATACAGAAAGGGCatccaaaaaatatgatcGATTCATATAAAACCGACGGTTTTTCAACAAAGAGGTTGTTCAATAGACCACCAATTATTCTACGCACACTTACCTACAACTCAATTAAAaatgtttccatttttaagttCGGTGTTCGAGGCGTCATCGAAAATTTCACCTTCGACATTGGAAATTACAAATATGATCATCCAGAATATATTCAAATCTATCTACTGGACTGTGTGGATTTGCTCACTTTGGACTTACTGGAACAGAAACGTATTTTtgaggaagacgaaaaaatggaaaagaaaaaaatagactgGCTGCAACTGCCTCCATGTAAATTGGCCAATGATCACAAGAAaactttttacaattttaatCTGCTCGAATATAACTTCACCGTTCAGGAGAGGACAGCCActcattttaaaatatcgcTCCATCCCGATGGCGGCATATCCCAAGTCAATGTCATCGGTACCGTTTTGTCTACTCCATCCTGA